The following are from one region of the Streptomyces decoyicus genome:
- a CDS encoding coiled-coil domain-containing protein gives MYYELSRIRLCSVGPAGARFQDVTLDFSGVGKPITHEQDDLFGSATQTLRPSPASVVFLENGGGKSVLLKLVFSVLLPGWRPVKGANDPRLLGDYVLAQDVSHVVLEWTHSLTGQVLVTGKVMAWKNQTASQIADNLQEGWYYFLPQESLSLDSLPITDDNRYLSFDAYRRQLHDLHDEDPRLGLNWPKTQTAWTELLGKLDIDSELFQYQRVMNRDEGEAVRAFDLDSDASFVDFLLEAVAQHDGLAELAGLVAKHVHKLAQRQTLLLEQEFVERVLDMLEPLTEAARAVDGAREDVARAQGDLENFASRVKRRVQDDENLLRELDEQAVRLKGDLDAAVHLAERWRLTAAEQQVTLAAMHLTNAEADVDRTISVRKKANAVVAGWQATAVVLRHQEKSGEERALRDLVNAGEEEARPALRERDAAARAFAGGLLALVRTARSQALSEDAEAEEHEKAEDKARGEREEALKAAAGAQSETDNLNQLIQGAGSDAEQAVLAGLAGNVEGVPQAAKDALRALDDVQTKIRTLQEEEDSLSTEQSAAQGELDKAKEDEATVRGRAEGIQADLDQVVGLKAELESESRLTELLDGETPDLKRDAQALANRLGEVVTEVEREQITLRVEEARDQQARLALADGRLLPPPDLVTKACQLLLAEGIDAWPGWEHLADYPKRKREEFIARVPHLVSGILLNNPDRLAEARHLLARTAPGATAYVAVGTTKAFEDLATGQESGTDFFLPFHPALHDPDAAEAEHQAIEQRHAVRVGRLDRLTASKRADDVLRQRIIAWQEKYPAGVLAGLRELLAPATEEVVAAQKLTTDRQRTVTALIRRRTENSRNQRAAHDEFERLGEASRRLTALAERMALVPQWTDALQVGEATLRHQNDLAEKAKNDAAEHRRLAAEYKGAAGQQRRIADEAHKEWAGIPGVQELILDEGVPHTPIPLLRSAFTTACDNYAKADVPEELRRDLGRAEKEATAARTEYTALDDTTRDHAHRLLLTPEATDAVTRAEARQRAVRAQEAAEKAAGQAQLLQGKCESTLRERQHELRPLARDGLIAMPLPSQPHNIIAAQEAVARAITEHAAAATFEKESRTQHEGAERRLGLAKDAAKELAVLATTLESITPQEPATEPYGGDSAAALGEHRRLDQAKNAAQENLTKHERTLRIANDRLTRHAAKDTYESLATPVRRQILNLPSEQVTAQAPGWRIALTARLRSLADDLDQIGRHRQVIIDHLKGEVDRTLAILRSAQRVSTLPRSLGDWAEQEFLQFSFERLTKELLAARMGEVVDEAAVGRTGDGRRVQRDGLSLLLRGVHAAVPKGFKVFVLKPDIVLRTERVRVSKVKKIFSGGQQLTAAILLYCTMASLRANNQGRKRSRHAGVLFLDNPIGRANADYLLDLQRSVAEALGVQLIYTTGLFDESALGQFPLIIRLRNDADLRASLKYLIVDERIRNRLDRLDPPDGTGRLSAARVFSRDAEDPQELGR, from the coding sequence ATGTACTACGAACTGTCCCGCATCCGGCTGTGCTCGGTCGGCCCCGCAGGCGCCCGTTTCCAGGATGTCACCCTGGACTTCAGCGGCGTCGGGAAGCCAATCACACACGAGCAGGACGACTTGTTCGGCTCCGCGACCCAGACGCTGCGCCCGTCACCGGCGAGCGTGGTCTTCCTGGAGAACGGCGGCGGCAAGTCCGTACTTCTCAAACTAGTGTTCTCCGTTCTGCTGCCCGGTTGGCGGCCGGTGAAGGGAGCCAACGACCCGCGTCTTCTCGGCGACTACGTGCTGGCCCAGGACGTTTCACATGTTGTCCTGGAGTGGACGCACTCGCTGACGGGGCAGGTACTCGTCACGGGCAAGGTGATGGCCTGGAAGAACCAGACGGCTTCGCAGATCGCCGACAACCTCCAGGAGGGCTGGTACTACTTCCTGCCGCAGGAATCGCTGTCCCTGGACAGCCTTCCGATCACGGACGACAACCGCTACCTGTCGTTCGACGCCTACCGCAGGCAGCTGCACGACCTCCATGACGAAGACCCGCGGCTGGGGCTGAACTGGCCGAAGACCCAGACCGCCTGGACAGAGCTCCTGGGAAAGCTCGACATCGACTCCGAGCTCTTTCAGTACCAACGAGTGATGAACAGGGACGAGGGCGAGGCGGTACGGGCCTTCGACCTCGACTCCGACGCGAGCTTCGTCGACTTCCTCCTGGAGGCAGTGGCTCAGCACGACGGTCTGGCCGAACTGGCCGGACTGGTGGCGAAGCACGTGCACAAGCTCGCCCAGCGCCAGACGCTGCTGCTGGAGCAGGAGTTCGTGGAGCGGGTATTGGACATGCTCGAACCGCTCACCGAGGCCGCCCGTGCAGTGGACGGCGCGCGCGAGGACGTCGCACGGGCCCAGGGGGACCTCGAGAACTTCGCGAGCCGTGTGAAACGCCGAGTGCAGGACGACGAGAATCTGCTGAGGGAGCTGGACGAGCAGGCTGTGCGGCTGAAGGGGGATCTGGACGCCGCTGTTCATCTCGCCGAACGGTGGCGGCTGACAGCGGCCGAACAGCAGGTCACCCTTGCGGCTATGCACCTGACCAACGCCGAGGCCGACGTCGACCGGACCATCTCCGTACGGAAGAAGGCGAACGCCGTTGTGGCGGGATGGCAGGCTACGGCGGTTGTCCTGCGCCATCAGGAAAAGTCCGGCGAGGAGCGCGCGCTGCGTGACCTGGTCAACGCCGGCGAGGAAGAGGCGCGTCCGGCCCTTCGGGAGAGGGACGCCGCTGCCAGGGCATTCGCCGGCGGTCTCTTGGCGCTGGTGCGTACGGCGCGTTCCCAGGCCCTGAGCGAAGACGCCGAGGCGGAGGAACACGAGAAGGCGGAAGACAAGGCTCGTGGTGAGCGCGAGGAAGCGCTGAAGGCCGCCGCCGGTGCCCAAAGCGAGACGGACAACCTCAACCAGCTTATCCAGGGGGCCGGTTCCGACGCCGAGCAGGCCGTGTTGGCCGGGCTCGCGGGGAACGTCGAAGGCGTACCGCAGGCCGCGAAGGACGCACTCCGGGCTCTCGATGACGTCCAGACCAAGATCCGGACCCTCCAGGAAGAGGAGGACAGCCTCTCGACGGAACAGAGCGCGGCGCAGGGGGAGCTGGACAAGGCCAAAGAGGACGAAGCGACGGTGCGCGGGCGGGCGGAAGGAATTCAGGCCGATCTCGACCAGGTCGTAGGCCTCAAGGCCGAGTTGGAGTCCGAGTCGCGGCTCACGGAACTCCTCGACGGCGAAACCCCGGATCTGAAACGAGACGCTCAGGCTCTGGCGAACCGCCTCGGGGAGGTGGTCACGGAGGTCGAACGGGAGCAGATCACGCTGCGGGTAGAGGAAGCCCGCGACCAGCAGGCCCGCTTAGCCCTGGCCGACGGCCGTCTGCTGCCGCCGCCCGACCTCGTGACCAAAGCCTGCCAGCTGCTCCTGGCCGAGGGCATCGACGCCTGGCCGGGGTGGGAGCACCTCGCGGACTACCCCAAACGGAAACGGGAGGAGTTCATAGCCCGGGTGCCCCATCTCGTCAGCGGGATTCTGCTCAACAATCCCGACCGGCTCGCCGAGGCCCGTCACCTTCTTGCCCGGACGGCGCCCGGCGCCACGGCATACGTCGCGGTGGGGACCACGAAGGCGTTCGAGGACCTGGCCACGGGCCAGGAAAGCGGAACCGACTTCTTCCTCCCTTTCCACCCGGCCCTGCACGACCCCGACGCCGCGGAGGCCGAGCACCAAGCCATCGAGCAACGGCACGCCGTGCGTGTCGGGCGTCTCGATCGACTGACCGCCTCGAAGCGTGCTGACGACGTCCTCCGGCAGCGGATCATCGCGTGGCAGGAGAAGTATCCGGCCGGTGTACTCGCTGGGCTGCGTGAATTGCTCGCCCCGGCAACGGAGGAGGTCGTCGCCGCCCAGAAGCTCACGACAGACCGGCAACGGACCGTCACCGCTCTGATCAGGCGCCGCACCGAGAACTCCCGGAACCAGCGCGCAGCACACGACGAGTTCGAACGGCTGGGTGAAGCGAGCCGCCGGCTCACCGCCCTCGCGGAGAGGATGGCGCTGGTGCCGCAGTGGACTGACGCGCTGCAAGTCGGCGAGGCGACCCTGCGACACCAGAACGACCTGGCGGAGAAGGCGAAGAACGACGCCGCCGAGCACCGTCGCCTGGCCGCCGAATACAAAGGTGCGGCAGGACAACAGCGAAGGATCGCCGACGAGGCACACAAGGAGTGGGCGGGAATCCCTGGCGTACAGGAACTTATCCTCGACGAGGGAGTTCCCCATACGCCGATCCCTTTGTTGCGCAGTGCCTTCACTACGGCCTGCGACAACTACGCGAAGGCAGACGTCCCGGAGGAACTGCGCCGGGACCTTGGCCGAGCGGAGAAGGAAGCGACCGCCGCCCGCACCGAGTACACAGCCTTGGACGACACCACACGGGATCACGCCCATCGGCTCCTGCTGACGCCGGAGGCCACCGACGCCGTGACCCGCGCGGAGGCTCGGCAGCGTGCGGTCCGCGCCCAGGAGGCGGCCGAAAAAGCTGCTGGGCAGGCGCAGTTGCTACAGGGGAAGTGCGAAAGCACGCTGCGTGAGCGTCAGCACGAGCTGCGCCCGCTCGCGCGGGACGGGCTGATTGCCATGCCGTTGCCGTCCCAGCCGCACAACATCATCGCCGCCCAGGAGGCGGTGGCCCGTGCCATCACCGAGCACGCGGCCGCAGCGACCTTCGAGAAGGAATCACGTACCCAGCACGAAGGCGCCGAGCGGAGACTCGGCCTCGCGAAGGACGCGGCCAAGGAACTCGCGGTCCTCGCCACCACCCTGGAGAGCATCACTCCCCAGGAACCCGCGACGGAACCATACGGGGGCGATTCCGCAGCCGCGCTCGGCGAGCACCGCCGACTCGACCAGGCGAAGAACGCCGCCCAGGAGAACCTGACCAAGCATGAGCGAACCCTCCGCATCGCGAACGACCGGTTGACCAGGCACGCGGCCAAGGACACGTACGAATCCCTGGCCACTCCCGTGCGACGCCAGATCCTGAACCTGCCCTCTGAGCAGGTGACCGCCCAAGCTCCTGGCTGGCGTATCGCTCTCACCGCACGGCTGCGCAGCCTTGCCGACGATCTGGACCAGATCGGCCGCCACCGCCAGGTGATCATCGACCATCTCAAGGGCGAGGTCGACCGGACACTGGCCATCCTTCGCTCGGCCCAGCGGGTGTCCACACTGCCCCGCAGCCTTGGCGACTGGGCGGAACAGGAGTTCCTCCAGTTCTCCTTCGAGCGGCTCACGAAGGAACTGCTCGCGGCGCGCATGGGCGAGGTCGTCGACGAAGCCGCAGTCGGCCGTACCGGGGACGGGCGCAGAGTGCAACGTGACGGATTGTCGCTGCTGCTGCGCGGTGTTCATGCCGCCGTGCCCAAGGGGTTCAAGGTGTTCGTCCTCAAACCCGACATCGTTCTCCGTACGGAGCGGGTACGGGTCTCCAAGGTCAAGAAGATCTTCTCCGGCGGTCAGCAGCTCACCGCCGCCATCCTGCTGTACTGCACCATGGCGTCGCTGCGGGCCAACAATCAGGGCCGCAAGCGCAGCCGTCACGCCGGGGTCCTCTTCCTCGACAACCCCATCGGCCGCGCCAACGCCGACTACCTCCTCGACCTGCAACGATCCGTTGCAGAGGCGCTTGGCGTCCAGCTCATCTACACCACGGGCCTCTTCGACGAGAGCGCGCTGGGGCAGTTCCCTTTGATCATCCGGCTGCGCAACGACGCCGACCTGAGAGCCTCACTCAAGTACCTGATCGTGGACGAACGGATCCGTAACCGACTAGACCGGCTGGATCCCCCCGACGGCACGGGACGCCTCTCGGCAGCGAGGGTCTTCTCCCGCGACGCCGAAGACCCCCAGGAGCTCGGACGATGA